In the genome of Pseudomonas sp. HS6, one region contains:
- a CDS encoding sigma 54-interacting transcriptional regulator, with amino-acid sequence MSFETFGQPLLTFPDAEKSPLSIRAKALVFVDPRSRQLREEMAQLAPRSTSVLIRGETGTGKELLARHIHRASDRSGLFVSVNCGAISPTYADAELFGYAAGSYSGSASSRAGWFGSANGGTLYLDEIGDLPLPIQIKLLSALENHEVTRVGAHQPSPVDVRLVAATSIDLAQAVAAGKFHERLYHYLGEGHLELPALRARVGDILSLAEYFLGIYSQRLDLPVPLISEAAQEVLEQHSWPGNTRELENVIHFALLVSTGDEILPEHLNLPEVSGTLVQIERQVASISAKGTAEERKALKELLLSLSEAL; translated from the coding sequence ATGAGTTTCGAAACCTTCGGTCAGCCGTTGCTGACCTTTCCCGATGCGGAAAAAAGTCCCCTGAGCATTCGCGCCAAGGCGCTGGTGTTCGTCGATCCACGCTCGCGCCAGTTGCGCGAAGAAATGGCCCAGCTCGCTCCGCGCTCGACCTCGGTGTTGATTCGCGGCGAGACCGGCACCGGCAAGGAATTGCTCGCCCGGCATATCCACCGCGCCAGTGATCGCAGCGGATTGTTTGTCTCGGTCAATTGCGGGGCGATCAGCCCGACCTACGCTGATGCCGAATTGTTCGGCTACGCCGCCGGCAGCTACAGCGGTTCGGCCAGCAGTCGCGCTGGCTGGTTCGGTTCGGCCAACGGCGGCACCTTGTACCTGGACGAGATCGGCGACTTGCCGCTGCCGATCCAGATCAAGTTGCTTTCCGCATTGGAAAACCACGAAGTCACCCGCGTCGGTGCCCATCAACCGAGCCCGGTGGATGTGCGCCTGGTGGCGGCGACCAGCATCGATTTGGCCCAGGCGGTGGCGGCGGGGAAATTCCACGAGCGGCTCTATCACTATCTTGGCGAGGGGCATCTGGAATTGCCGGCGTTGCGCGCGCGGGTCGGTGACATTCTTTCGTTGGCCGAGTACTTCCTCGGCATCTACAGCCAGCGCCTGGATCTGCCGGTGCCGCTGATCAGCGAAGCGGCGCAAGAGGTGCTGGAGCAACACAGTTGGCCGGGCAACACCCGGGAGCTGGAAAACGTCATTCACTTTGCACTGCTGGTGAGCACCGGCGATGAAATTCTACCGGAGCACCTGAACCTGCCCGAGGTGTCTGGGACGCTGGTTCAGATCGAACGTCAGGTGGCGAGCATCAGTGCCAAAGGGACTGCCGAGGAACGTAAGGCATTGAAAGAATTACTGTTGAGCCTGAGTGAGGCGTTGTAA
- a CDS encoding biopolymer transporter ExbD — translation MAFSTQDSDEVLSEINVTPLVDVMLVLLVVFIVTAPLLTNAIPINLPKTEAVAPVEQKDPLVVSIDGAGKLFINKDEIQPDLLEFNLKSAKAKDPEVRVQLQADDGVNYGEVARAMASIERAGITKLSVITAR, via the coding sequence ATGGCCTTCTCCACGCAAGACAGCGACGAGGTGCTGAGCGAGATCAACGTGACGCCGCTGGTGGACGTGATGCTGGTGCTGCTGGTGGTGTTCATCGTCACCGCGCCGCTGCTGACCAACGCGATACCGATCAACCTGCCGAAGACCGAAGCGGTGGCGCCGGTCGAGCAGAAAGACCCGTTGGTGGTGAGCATCGACGGTGCGGGAAAACTGTTTATCAACAAGGACGAAATCCAGCCGGATCTGCTGGAGTTCAACCTCAAGTCGGCCAAGGCCAAGGACCCGGAAGTGCGCGTGCAATTGCAGGCAGACGACGGGGTGAATTACGGCGAAGTGGCGCGAGCCATGGCTTCGATTGAGCGGGCGGGCATCACCAAACTGTCGGTGATCACCGCACGATAA
- a CDS encoding MetQ/NlpA family ABC transporter substrate-binding protein, with translation MKKVLLFTALAAALTASLAQAGEKLVVAATPVPHAEILELIKPTLAKEGVDLEIKVFTDYVQPNVQVGEKRLDANYFQTLPYLNSFNQGKYKDDKAKYLVTVQGVHVEPFGGYSSKYKTLAELPDGATIAIPNEGSNSGRALILLQKAGLIELKDPKNALATPKDIAKNPHNFKFKELESALLPRVLKEVDLDMINTNYALEAKLNPTKDALVIEGADSPYVNFLVAREDNKNSDAIQKLAKALTSPEVKAFIEKKYNGAVLPAF, from the coding sequence ATGAAAAAGGTTCTGTTGTTTACCGCATTGGCGGCTGCTCTGACGGCTTCCCTGGCGCAGGCCGGCGAGAAACTGGTTGTCGCGGCGACCCCGGTTCCGCACGCCGAGATCCTCGAGCTGATCAAGCCGACACTCGCCAAAGAAGGCGTGGATCTGGAAATCAAAGTCTTCACCGACTACGTTCAGCCGAACGTGCAGGTTGGCGAGAAGCGTCTGGATGCCAACTACTTCCAGACCCTGCCGTACCTGAACAGCTTCAACCAGGGTAAATACAAGGACGACAAAGCCAAGTACCTGGTGACCGTGCAAGGCGTTCACGTTGAACCGTTCGGTGGCTACTCGAGCAAGTACAAGACCCTGGCCGAACTGCCGGACGGCGCCACCATCGCCATTCCGAACGAAGGCAGCAACAGCGGTCGTGCACTGATCCTGCTGCAGAAGGCTGGCCTGATCGAACTGAAAGATCCGAAAAACGCCCTGGCCACGCCGAAAGACATCGCCAAGAACCCGCACAACTTCAAGTTCAAGGAGCTGGAGTCAGCCCTGCTGCCGCGTGTTCTGAAAGAAGTCGACCTGGACATGATCAACACCAACTACGCGCTGGAAGCCAAGTTGAACCCGACCAAGGACGCCCTGGTGATCGAAGGTGCCGATTCGCCTTACGTGAACTTCCTGGTGGCCCGTGAGGACAACAAGAACAGCGACGCGATCCAGAAGCTGGCCAAGGCCCTGACCAGCCCGGAAGTCAAAGCGTTCATCGAGAAGAAGTACAACGGCGCGGTACTGCCGGCGTTCTGA
- a CDS encoding paraquat-inducible protein A, with protein sequence MSDSVDAPGLSDLPLDDLVACHECDLLMRKPKLAHGEKALCPRCGYELYAHRHNVVQRSLALVIAALLLYVPANFLPIMQLNVLGQSSQDTVWSGVVGLFNTDMRGVSVVVFLCSMAIPLLKLLCQLFVLLTIRFNIGRSYGLLLYRIYHHLKDWGMLEVYLMGVLVAIVKLADMAAITVGLGLACFIGLLLVQVWLEVVMSPHQIWQALSGEDAHAGD encoded by the coding sequence ATGTCAGATTCGGTTGACGCCCCCGGGCTGTCAGATTTACCGCTGGATGACTTGGTGGCCTGCCATGAGTGCGATCTGCTGATGCGCAAGCCCAAGCTTGCCCACGGCGAAAAGGCCCTCTGCCCACGCTGCGGTTACGAACTGTATGCCCACCGCCATAACGTGGTGCAGCGCAGTCTTGCCCTGGTCATTGCCGCACTGCTGCTCTACGTGCCGGCGAACTTTTTACCCATCATGCAGCTCAATGTTCTCGGACAATCGTCACAGGACACGGTCTGGAGCGGTGTTGTCGGTCTGTTCAATACCGATATGCGCGGTGTTTCAGTTGTCGTGTTCCTGTGCAGCATGGCGATTCCACTGCTGAAACTGCTGTGTCAGTTGTTTGTGTTGCTGACGATCCGTTTCAACATCGGTCGTAGCTACGGCCTGTTGCTGTACCGCATTTATCACCACCTCAAAGACTGGGGCATGCTCGAGGTCTACCTCATGGGCGTCCTGGTGGCGATCGTCAAACTGGCGGACATGGCGGCGATTACCGTCGGTCTCGGTCTGGCATGTTTCATCGGTCTGTTATTGGTTCAGGTCTGGCTTGAAGTGGTGATGTCACCGCACCAGATCTGGCAGGCGTTATCAGGAGAGGATGCCCATGCGGGCGATTGA
- a CDS encoding MotA/TolQ/ExbB proton channel family protein, whose product MTLLASPLESIESAVIWLLVVFSVATWGLALLKAVQFGRLKAQDRKFHKRFWAASSLDSAAELSETQPGAAARVAQAGYAAIQVGEAPQANDLSQAINHQDRLERALRQQIVRERRSLETGLAVVASIGSTSPFIGLFGTVWGIMEALKGISAAGSASLETVAGPIGAALVATGVGIAVAVPAVLVYNYFLRRLKLTAADLDDFAHDFYSLAQKSSFRVLIHPTAHKAAAQGNATKVKEAS is encoded by the coding sequence ATGACGTTACTGGCATCTCCACTGGAATCCATCGAAAGCGCGGTGATCTGGCTGCTGGTGGTCTTCTCTGTCGCCACCTGGGGCCTGGCATTGCTCAAAGCTGTGCAGTTCGGTCGGTTGAAGGCGCAGGATCGCAAATTTCACAAGCGCTTCTGGGCGGCGTCGAGTCTGGACTCCGCCGCCGAGTTGAGCGAAACCCAGCCCGGCGCAGCAGCGCGGGTGGCACAGGCCGGTTATGCGGCGATTCAAGTGGGCGAGGCACCTCAGGCCAATGACCTGAGCCAGGCAATCAACCATCAGGACCGCCTCGAACGTGCCTTGCGTCAGCAGATCGTCCGCGAACGCCGTTCGCTGGAAACCGGTCTGGCGGTGGTCGCGAGTATTGGCAGCACCTCGCCGTTCATTGGTCTGTTCGGCACGGTGTGGGGAATCATGGAGGCGTTGAAAGGCATCAGCGCGGCAGGCTCGGCGAGCCTGGAAACGGTGGCCGGTCCCATCGGTGCAGCGCTGGTCGCCACCGGGGTGGGGATCGCGGTCGCGGTGCCGGCGGTGCTGGTTTACAACTACTTTTTGCGTCGTCTGAAACTGACGGCGGCGGACCTGGACGACTTTGCCCACGACTTCTACAGCCTGGCGCAAAAGAGCTCGTTCCGCGTGCTGATCCACCCGACCGCGCACAAGGCTGCGGCTCAGGGCAACGCAACAAAAGTGAAGGAGGCGTCCTGA
- a CDS encoding paraquat-inducible protein A: MRAIDAGILICTECHELNKQDADSDVQTCTRCGALVHARRPNSLARTWALLITAAIIYIPANVLPIMTVSSLGQGDPSTIMSGVIQLVQHGMIPIAAVVFIASILVPTFKLVGIALLLFSVQRRQPLSARQRIWMYRFIEFIGRWSMLDIFVIAILVAVVNFGRLASVEANLGAIAFASVVILTMLAAVTFDPRLIWDNTESDADHD, from the coding sequence ATGCGGGCGATTGATGCGGGCATTCTGATCTGTACCGAATGTCACGAACTGAACAAGCAGGATGCCGACAGCGACGTGCAGACTTGCACCCGATGCGGTGCGCTGGTTCACGCCCGAAGGCCCAACAGCCTCGCGCGAACCTGGGCGTTGCTGATCACTGCGGCGATTATCTACATCCCGGCCAACGTACTACCGATCATGACAGTCAGCTCGCTGGGCCAGGGTGATCCAAGCACGATCATGTCGGGTGTCATCCAACTGGTGCAGCACGGCATGATTCCGATCGCTGCCGTGGTGTTCATCGCCAGTATCCTGGTGCCGACCTTCAAACTGGTAGGCATCGCGCTGCTGTTGTTTTCGGTACAGCGCCGCCAGCCACTCTCTGCGCGCCAGCGGATCTGGATGTACCGCTTCATCGAGTTCATCGGCCGCTGGTCCATGCTCGATATTTTCGTGATTGCCATTCTGGTGGCGGTCGTCAACTTCGGCCGGCTTGCCAGCGTCGAAGCCAATCTTGGCGCCATCGCCTTCGCCAGTGTGGTGATTCTGACGATGCTCGCCGCTGTCACTTTCGATCCCCGACTGATTTGGGATAACACGGAGTCGGACGCCGACCATGACTGA
- a CDS encoding energy transducer TonB, protein MGNVQTAVSAQEVLWRQAPSGELVDLGRPHRVPLGQLRLQRAPKGILSRRETILLGVLALVVHGAVIYWINQHPTPALPIVPPEIPPMTIEFSRPAPPAPPVVVPPPPAPVVEPPPPVEDELATKPPPKPKPIPKPKPVAKPVPKPAPKAVEQPPAPPQPTAPVAAPAPPAPPAPPAPAPVTPASANAAYLKNPAPEYPSLAQRRGWEGTVLLRVHVLASGKPGEIQIQKSSGRQQLDDAALDAVKRWSFVPAKQGDVAQDGWVSVPIDFKIH, encoded by the coding sequence ATGGGCAATGTCCAGACCGCCGTCAGTGCACAGGAGGTGCTGTGGCGCCAGGCGCCGAGCGGCGAGTTGGTCGATCTCGGCCGGCCTCATCGCGTACCGTTGGGGCAGCTGCGTTTGCAGCGTGCGCCCAAGGGCATTCTGAGCCGCCGCGAAACGATTCTGCTCGGCGTTCTGGCGCTGGTGGTGCATGGCGCGGTGATCTACTGGATCAATCAGCACCCGACGCCGGCGCTGCCGATCGTGCCGCCGGAAATTCCACCGATGACCATCGAGTTTTCGCGCCCGGCACCACCGGCTCCACCAGTGGTTGTACCGCCGCCACCGGCACCTGTGGTCGAGCCACCGCCGCCGGTGGAAGACGAACTGGCAACCAAGCCGCCACCGAAACCGAAGCCGATTCCCAAACCGAAACCGGTCGCCAAACCCGTACCGAAACCGGCCCCCAAAGCCGTCGAGCAACCACCGGCTCCGCCACAACCGACGGCCCCGGTCGCTGCACCAGCGCCACCAGCGCCACCTGCACCACCAGCGCCTGCTCCGGTGACACCGGCCTCGGCCAATGCCGCGTACCTGAAGAACCCGGCGCCGGAATATCCGTCGCTGGCCCAGCGTCGCGGTTGGGAAGGCACGGTGTTGCTGCGGGTGCACGTACTGGCCAGCGGCAAACCGGGCGAGATCCAGATTCAGAAAAGCAGTGGCCGGCAACAGCTCGACGACGCGGCGCTGGACGCCGTGAAGCGCTGGAGCTTCGTGCCGGCCAAGCAGGGTGATGTCGCCCAGGACGGCTGGGTCAGCGTGCCCATCGATTTCAAGATTCATTAA
- a CDS encoding alpha/beta hydrolase, which produces MRNESIRYLIVPGWQGSPEDHWQSHWQNSLPNSARVEQADWLTPRREDWVAALAEAIAADSTPVILIAHSLGCITVAHWAATAPLHHLRQVRGALLVAPADVERPACVPALRNFAPIPTDLLPFPSQVVSSDNDAAVSAPRALELARNWGAEAGILAGAGHINVKSGHQRWEQGFAYLYRLQNRMEHHARRRA; this is translated from the coding sequence ATGCGCAACGAATCAATCCGCTATCTGATTGTGCCGGGCTGGCAAGGATCGCCAGAAGATCATTGGCAAAGCCATTGGCAGAACAGTCTGCCGAACAGCGCGCGAGTGGAGCAGGCCGACTGGCTGACGCCGCGTCGTGAAGACTGGGTCGCGGCGCTGGCCGAGGCGATTGCCGCCGACAGCACACCGGTGATCCTGATCGCCCACAGCCTGGGCTGCATCACCGTGGCGCATTGGGCGGCCACCGCGCCGCTGCATCATTTGCGTCAGGTGCGCGGGGCGCTGCTGGTTGCGCCGGCAGATGTCGAGCGCCCGGCATGCGTGCCGGCACTGCGCAACTTTGCGCCGATTCCGACCGATCTGCTGCCCTTCCCGAGCCAGGTCGTCAGCTCCGACAACGATGCCGCCGTCAGTGCGCCGCGTGCGCTGGAACTGGCGCGCAACTGGGGTGCCGAGGCGGGGATTCTCGCAGGCGCCGGCCATATCAATGTGAAGTCCGGGCATCAACGCTGGGAGCAGGGATTCGCTTATCTGTATCGCCTGCAAAACCGCATGGAACACCACGCCCGGCGTCGTGCCTGA